Proteins encoded by one window of Carassius auratus strain Wakin chromosome 8, ASM336829v1, whole genome shotgun sequence:
- the LOC113107207 gene encoding N-acetylneuraminate lyase, with the protein MSKSVKKLTGLVAATFTPLTAEGEINLSVIGPYIDYLIEKQNVKSVFINGTTGEGFSLTVDERKQLAAAWCQHGKGKLEQVIVHVGCMSIKDSQELTRHAASIGADGIAVISPSYFKPINADALRLFLKEVSAFAPDLPMYYYHIPSMTGVALDAADVLNGIEQMIPSFQGVKFTGTDLRDLGQCVCYSQSHNWSVMFGIDEQLLGALVLGVHGAVGSTYNYLGRIVNQMLAAFYNGNHMQTRALQFEFMEVITFAKNLGFDVSVNKQVMSEVSGLAMGPPRLPMLPCPVSKAQAIAQKIKDFSQGH; encoded by the exons ATGTCTAAAAGCGTAAAAAAGCTCACAGGGCTCGTGGCAGCTACATTCACACCACTCACTGCAGAAGg GGAGATCAATCTCTCTGTAATTGGACCATACATTGATTACTTAATAGAGAAGCAGAATGTCAAGAGTGTGTTTA TAAACGGCACAACAGGTGAGGGCTTTTCTCTAACTGTGGACGAAAGGAAGCAGCTTGCTGCAGCTTGGTGCCAACATGGAAAGGGCAA GCTTGAGCAAGTGATTGTTCATGTTGGCTGCATGAGTATAAAAGACTCTCAAGAACTG ACTCGGCATGCCGCCAGTATAGGGGCTGATGGCATAGCAGTAATCTCTCCTTCCTATTTCAAACCCATTAATGCAG ATGCATTGAGGTTGTTCCTAAAAGAAGTGAGCGCCTTTGCTCCAGATCTTCCGATGTATTATTATCATATTCCAAGCATGACTGGTGTTGCGT TGGATGCAGCTGATGTGCTAAATGGGATAGAGCAGATGATCCCCTCATTTCAGGGAGTGAAATTCACTGGGACTGACTTGAGGGATCTCGGGCAGTGTGTCTGTTACAGTCAGTCCCATAACTGGTCTGTAATGTTCGGAATAGATGAG CAACTCTTGGGAGCTTTGGTACTCGGTGTTCATGGAGCAGTAGGGAG CACATATAACTACCTCGGACGCATAGTGAACCAGATGCTTGCTGCTTTTTATAATGGCAACCACATGCAGACCAGAGCCCTGCAG TTTGAATTTATGGAGGTTATCACATTTGCTAAGAACCTTG GTTTTGATGTGTCTGTGAATAAGCAGGTGATGAGTGAAGTGTCAGGGTTAGCAATGGGTCCCCCTCGACTCCCGATGCTGCCATGTCCGGTCTCAAAGGCCCAGGCTATTGCACAGAAAATCAAAGACTTCTCTCAGGGACATTAA